In Triticum aestivum cultivar Chinese Spring chromosome 5B, IWGSC CS RefSeq v2.1, whole genome shotgun sequence, the following proteins share a genomic window:
- the LOC123113562 gene encoding AP-1 complex subunit sigma-1 — MINFVLLISRQGKVRLTKWYSPYTQKERTKVIRELSGLILTRGPKLCNFVEWRGYKVVYRRYASLYFCMCIDADDNELEVLEIIHHFVEILDRYFGSVCELDLIFNFHKAYYVLDEILISGELQESSKKNVARLIAAQDSLVEAAKEEAGSISNIIAQATK, encoded by the exons ATG ATTAATTTCGTGCTCCTAATCAGCCGCCAGGGCAAGGTGAGGCTCACCAAGTGGTACTCGCCTTACACCCAGAAGGAGAGGACTAAG GTCATCCGTGAGCTTAGTGGGCTCATTCTTACTCGAGGGCCAAAACTCTGCAACTTTGTCGAGTGGAGAGGTTACAAGGTTGTGTACAGAAG GTATGCCAGCCTCTATTTCTGCATGTGTATCGATGCTGATGATAATGAGCTCGAAGTCCTTGAAATTATCCATCATTTTGTTGAGATACTGGACCGTTATTTCGGCAGT GTATGCGAGCTGGATTTGATATTCAATTTCCACAAG GCGTACTACGTACTGGATGAGATTCTCATTTCTGGTGAGCTTCAGGAATCTAGCAAGAAGAATGTTGCAAGACTTATTGCTGCACAG GATTCGTTGGTAGAGGCTGCTAAAGAGGAAGCTGGCTCCATCAGTAACATCATTGCCCAGGCTACGAAGTAA